Below is a genomic region from Populus trichocarpa isolate Nisqually-1 chromosome 15, P.trichocarpa_v4.1, whole genome shotgun sequence.
CCCAGTATTTTGCATATACTCATTAAGCATGCCTTTCAATTGgcatacataaaaataataaattccaaACTGTCATACTTGCGAACATACCTCTGTATTAGTTTGAAACCATacctgaaataaaattaattcctATGATTGTCTATTTACTCGTAATGCTTATGTTCTTGTAATATTGTTTACAAGTACACACTCTGCAATTATGGGCGATAGTGTTGGAGAAATGAGATGATCACAAATCAgctaaatataaattgatattttaaagttaaatcatttttattggtTATAAATTTTCTGGACTGATGAATACTCTTAGATTATAACACAGGATATCCATGGACCTGGTCAGAATAATTAAAACTGATATAAAAATGTTTCTTTGTGTCTGTTTAGCTGTGGAAGATGATGCAGCACTAGTCAAGCACTTAGGCCAGAGTTTCCGTTTCTCTGCAGTGGAGGTAGGCATCTGGTGctgtttctctctcaatttgtCTTGTATTTAATGATCATAGGTGTTGGTTCCTATTATCTGTGTTTTTCTTCCTTGTCATTCTCTCTTAAGCATGAATATGTTCTGTTATGTAACTTTTATAATGACAATATATAAAGGCAAGAAGGGAAGAGCAAATCAAAGTTGCTCACGATGAGGCCATGTTTGGTGCACCATCACTTTTGGCATCTGTTACTTCAGACAATGAGATAGAGATGGACAACAATAGAAACGAGAGCAAAGACACCGACCATGCTTCTAGCCTTCTAAGTGAGAAGGTGGGTTCATTcttgagaaaaagagagagatctGGAGAGCAAAATCTAAGCAATTCTTCTCATGGTTTCAGGTACTTGCAAAGCAGCAAGGTTCCTGGCGCGACCGTGCTCGTAAAGTGTAGATTGATCTAGAAGCTAACTGTCTCCTAGTTATAATGCTAGAGAAGGAATAGGCAGTATCAGTTGCTGCAATTGACCATCTGGTTCAAGAAGAATTCTTGGAGAGTAGTGTGTATATGATCAAGTTGATAGGTGAAAACCAGCACATGAtctataatttatgttttctgGATTTCAGCATGATAGGAATTGGTGAGAGGACTGGAAAGTACAGGTGAAGCTTCATTGCTGGACAGTTTTGATTCATCCTGGTAGAGATCAGTAATGGGAGTTTTATGATCTGggacaataatatttttgtgtAAGTATGCTGAAAGGCCAAGGAGGAGCTATGTAACTTGTAAATTGATGTCagtttgtttatttatctattaatatttgaatttgattcttCATAACCCATTCTGCTCTATTTATGAGACCAAATTGATCTTTAAAGATAATAAACACCTAAATAATCAGccattattgttaaaattaacattaacattattaacaattaaaaaataaacccaaaaatttAAACGATCTTGGGAAAATACTTCAGCATTTTTTACTGTGCATGCTCTCTTATAAATTCTTGTAGGTCGGAgcagtttaattttattttttattttttttcattttagttattgaattttttttcatatttgattgcatttttttatggctgaattgatgatcaatttcttagaatttgttataaaaaaaaacaattaaaacatttaggaccaaacataaaacaaggaaaaaatatgTCACCGGTctaaaatttttatgaaaaagttatatttagtcctcatattttatttttattcctttatggTCCTTTTAGTTTGTGAGCTTTTAGTTTTggtctaaaactttattttatttatttttcagtttctgaacttaaaaaaagaaagaaataaagtcgtataaaaacaacaaaagagagATAAGATATTTAGTTAACTATATTtcagccataaaaaaaaaatcatactttatatcaATGGTTCtattcaacaaaaaaaggtTTCTTTGAAGTATTCTTTGTCCTTCATCTGGCTGAAAAACATAGATGGAGGTTAagatatgacttttttttttaatttggttttgtattttAGACAATGTTTTGGGTGTTTTGTAATGATTTATTGGTTTATTAACATTATAAGGatgtttaatagatttttttagataaaaatatattacaaaataattttttaaatccaaaaaatccCAACCAAATTTTCGAATCACCTTTCCGATGGTTGGAAATTGGGCACGTcatcaagcatttttttttaataaaaaaatagataataggttattttttttattaataataaaaaagtcaagGCCATGCACATATGGCCTAAGGCCCATGAGCTtggctttttttctttggtccATGCGTGTTAGGTCATTatttacttagtttttttttaatttttaattaaattaaataacttaaacatatatataaaaaaatatcaatttattaaatattattcgatttatatttagattttcaTAACattatgacatatttttttaaatttatcaaacacTTTTTTATGCATCTTCAtgatttggatttgtttttttaataaaattataaatttattttctatagaatCATTATGGTATCATGAATTTTTCTCTCCAATTTTAATAAGtttgttgaaaattgagtttcataatattTGTCGATTTACTTTTATAGAGTTATTTTGGTCTCATGATTTAAGTTGTtgatttaataggttaatttgaattaaatcaagttatttttttatattttttaattgatttattttcaatttcatcctataATATTTAGTTAACCGAGAAttggtttttgtaatttttttgatttgctttctattaaattatcttaatcttagattctgaattatatatttgacaagttaacctgagttaactggaaattagactttataatttattttttttattcctttttaattgatttattttcaatttcatcctataACATTTAGTTGATcgagaattgatttttgtaattttttcgatttgttttctatgaaattatcttaATCTTAGAATTCGAATTgtaagtttgacaagttaacctgaattgactggaaattagacttcataatttatttcagtttgcttTTTATAGATTTATTCTGATCTCATTAATTGAATCATagatttgacaaattaacccgcattaatttaatatgttgttgtctcaatattttttttaaaaaaactctaatatagcatcatcttaatatttttttaaaaaaacatacaatatACATCAATTTTTGAGTtaatggtttatttttattttttatatttactaaaaaacacattagCATATATCACCATATTtgtatcttaatattttaagaaaaggaaaagcttgtttatttttacgtttcaaaaacattttaatttttttttttaattttaaataattttttttgatatttttaaattattactatatacagatattaaaaataatcttctaaaaattaaaaaaaatattattttaatatattttctaacaaatatatatatatttgagtaGAATAGACTGTAAAAAATTTCCCCTCATCGGCCTGCCCAAGTCTTGGCTACTGAAGGCTACAAACACGTTATACAGCCACATTCAACTGAAATCTCCTGCCTTTTAACAGCCAGCCACATTCAAGCTGTGTCACTGCCACCAAAGTCTGCTCATCAAGAACACATAAATAGGTCACTGCACTGAAGTAAAACACGAGCATGCAGACTCAAAAAATGCTCACTCAAAGAACTAACCGCTCCCTTTTACTCTATCTTCGTCCACCAAAATCGTACCCCTTCACCACCGCCACCCCCACTCCACCACCACCTCAACAACCACTTGAAGCCGCCGCTCTAGCCACCCTAATCCTCACGTCATCAAACCCACAAGCATTAGCCCAAACCCTTCACTCCCCCACCATCCAATGGACCCCACAATTAGTCAACACAATCCTTAAACGCCTTTGGAACGATGGCCCAAAAGCCCTCCAATTCTTCAACCTCCTTTCCCACCATCCTTCCTACTCCCACCACCCCTCCTCCTACGACCACGCCATTGACATTTCCGCCCGCCTCCGCGACTCCCCTTCTCTCCGGTCCCTAGTTTATCGTATGCGCTCCGCCCGCCTTGGCCCTACCCCTAAAACCTTTGCAATCATTGCTGAAAGGTATGCCTCTGCGGGTAAACCCCATAGAGCTGTTAAAGTTTTCTTGTCTATGCATCAATTTGGTTGTTTTCAAGACTTGCAATCTTTTAATACAATCCTTGATGTGTTATGCAAGTCCAAACGCGTGGAAATGGCTTATAATCTGTTTAAGGTTTTTAAGGGAAAGTTTAGGGCTGATTGTGTTAGTTATAATGTGATGGTGAATGGTTGGTGTTTGATTAAGAGGACTAATAAAGCTTTGGAGATGTTGAAAGAGATGGTTAAGAGAGGATTGACTCCGAATTTGACTAGTTATAATACAATGCTTAAAGGGTATTTTAGAGCTGGTCAGATTAATGAAGCTTGGGATTTCTTTTTGGAAATGAAGAAGAGAGACTGTGAAATTGATGTCATTACTTATACTACTGTGATTCATGGGTTTGGTGTTGCTGGTGAGATTAAGCGAGCTCGAAAGGTTTTTGATACGATGGTGAAGAAAGGAGTGCTTCCTTCCGTTGCTACTTATAATGCCTTCATTCAGGTTTTGTGTAAGAAAGACAACGTGGATAATGCTATAGTCATTTTTGAGGAGATGGTGGTGAAGGGTTATGTGCCAAATTCAATAACTTATAATTTGGTTATTAGAGGGCTGTGTCATAGAGGTGAAATGGAGCGGGCAATGGAATTTATGGGAAGAATGAGGGATGATGGTTGTGAGCCAAATGTTCAAACATACAATCTTGTGATTCGGTACTTTTGTGATGAAGGAGAGATTGACAAAGCGCTGGACTTGTTCCAGAAGATGACTAGTGGGGATTGCTTGCCGAATTTGGACACTTACAATATATTGATAAGTGCAATGTTTGTTAGGAAAAAATCAGATGACTTATTGGTGGCTGGAAACTTGTTGATTGAGATGGTTGATAGAGGATTTGTTCCTCGGAAATTCACTTTCAATCGGGTTTTGAATGGGCTATTGTTAACAGGCAATCAAGGTTTTGCAAAGGAGATTCTGAGATTGCAGAGTAGATGTGGCCGTCTTACCCGTAAAATAAAGTTGTGAAGCTCATCAGACTTTTAATTGGCCAATAAATTACTGGACTTCAACATGTCACCTTCGAAAATTGTaaataattattgtttgtttggTATATGAGATGAAGGAAACTGATTCATTATTTGTGAAAATGGTGAAGGATTGgacttttcatttattttcaaccCAGTGTTTTGAACAGATTTGTGTGTATGTCTCTCTCCCATCAAAAGGTGGACAGGGATAATATGCTCAGTTTGGTCATGTATCATTTGATCCCATCTCCAAATTAAATGCTGGTGAGTGGATTATGTCATGCAGTGAATTAGAGAGGATGATGGAAGCTGTAGTACCTAATTTTGAATGTGATATTTCTTCTATGGGAGATAAGTAGGtattctattttttgttttattgtaagGATCTGTTCTCTTTTATTGTTGGCCAGATTGATTCATTCTTTTTCTTGACTGCCGTTTGATGTTGTTCCGGTATATTTGTTTGTGTATGGTTAGATTACTTATACATGTACGGATGTAGGTAATGCTCTGTTGACTTCCACTGAAGTTCTGCAAATCCTGGAATGATGGTTCAACCCTGTCCTTGGCCTCAGGGAGTGGCAAGCAGCACGGaacttaattaatcaaatgGCATATGGGGGGCTTTCCTTTGTTAGAAACCCACAGACAACATACTGAAACTTCCAAACCAAAGAAATGCAACATTAGAAGGTGCTTTTTACACTTCAAACCCAGTTCTTGGAATGAAAATACACTCCATGGTCAATCAAAGGTCCTATGCCAGTTAAACTCGTCTTTGATAGTATTTGAcagattaatttgttgttatcttGGCATGAGAGTGTTTTAGAAACC
It encodes:
- the LOC7474869 gene encoding pentatricopeptide repeat-containing protein At1g74900, mitochondrial; amino-acid sequence: MQTQKMLTQRTNRSLLLYLRPPKSYPFTTATPTPPPPQQPLEAAALATLILTSSNPQALAQTLHSPTIQWTPQLVNTILKRLWNDGPKALQFFNLLSHHPSYSHHPSSYDHAIDISARLRDSPSLRSLVYRMRSARLGPTPKTFAIIAERYASAGKPHRAVKVFLSMHQFGCFQDLQSFNTILDVLCKSKRVEMAYNLFKVFKGKFRADCVSYNVMVNGWCLIKRTNKALEMLKEMVKRGLTPNLTSYNTMLKGYFRAGQINEAWDFFLEMKKRDCEIDVITYTTVIHGFGVAGEIKRARKVFDTMVKKGVLPSVATYNAFIQVLCKKDNVDNAIVIFEEMVVKGYVPNSITYNLVIRGLCHRGEMERAMEFMGRMRDDGCEPNVQTYNLVIRYFCDEGEIDKALDLFQKMTSGDCLPNLDTYNILISAMFVRKKSDDLLVAGNLLIEMVDRGFVPRKFTFNRVLNGLLLTGNQGFAKEILRLQSRCGRLTRKIKL